A genomic region of Micromonospora sp. NBC_01796 contains the following coding sequences:
- a CDS encoding M24 family metallopeptidase codes for MRIDDLYPPQRLAAAQRATARAGLDALLITPGSDLRYLTGYHAHAQERLTCLVLPAQGEPTLVVPALERPAAEASPAPGTGVRIVDHTDGTDPYPLVVAALGGPVGNVGLGNRMWAEQVLALRDALPGATQRLAGEVLRELRLRKSPAEVAALREAGAAIDSVHARMGEWLRPGRTEAEVGADIAGAIRAAGHATVDFVIVAAGENGASPHHATSERRIAPGDPVVVDIGGTMPTGYCSDATRTYVVGHAPADFADYYRVLYAAQRAAVAAVRPGVPAEAVDAAARDLITEAGYGPEFLHRTGHGIGLDGHEDPYLVTGNGRALEPGMAFSIEPGIYRAGRHGARIEDIVVCTVDGVERLNTIPTELVQL; via the coding sequence GTGCGCATAGACGACCTCTACCCACCGCAGCGGCTGGCCGCCGCCCAACGGGCCACCGCCCGGGCCGGCCTGGACGCGCTGCTGATCACCCCCGGCTCCGACCTGCGGTACCTCACCGGCTACCACGCGCACGCGCAGGAGCGGCTCACCTGCCTGGTGCTGCCCGCCCAGGGCGAACCGACGCTGGTCGTACCGGCCCTGGAGCGGCCGGCGGCGGAGGCGTCCCCGGCACCCGGCACCGGCGTACGGATCGTCGACCACACCGACGGCACCGACCCGTACCCGCTGGTCGTGGCCGCGCTCGGCGGGCCCGTCGGCAACGTGGGCCTGGGTAACCGGATGTGGGCCGAGCAGGTCCTGGCCCTGCGGGACGCGCTGCCCGGCGCCACCCAGCGCCTGGCCGGCGAGGTGCTGCGCGAGCTGCGGTTGCGCAAGTCGCCGGCCGAGGTGGCCGCGCTGCGCGAGGCCGGCGCGGCGATCGACTCGGTACACGCCCGGATGGGGGAGTGGCTGCGGCCGGGGCGGACCGAGGCCGAGGTCGGCGCCGACATCGCCGGCGCGATCCGGGCGGCCGGTCACGCGACCGTGGACTTCGTCATCGTCGCCGCCGGGGAGAACGGCGCCAGCCCGCACCACGCCACCTCGGAGCGCCGGATCGCCCCCGGTGACCCGGTGGTGGTCGACATCGGCGGCACGATGCCCACCGGCTACTGCTCCGACGCGACCCGCACCTACGTCGTCGGGCACGCGCCGGCCGACTTCGCCGACTACTACCGGGTCCTGTACGCCGCCCAGCGTGCCGCCGTCGCCGCCGTCCGTCCCGGCGTACCGGCCGAGGCGGTCGACGCCGCCGCCCGCGACCTGATCACCGAGGCCGGGTACGGCCCGGAGTTCCTGCACCGTACCGGCCACGGCATCGGTCTGGACGGGCACGAGGACCCCTACCTGGTCACCGGCAACGGCCGGGCACTGGAACCGGGCATGGCCTTCTCCATCGAACCGGGCATCTACCGGGCCGGGCGGCACGGCGCCCGGATCGAGGACATCGTCGTCTGCACCGTGGACGGCGTCGAACGACTCAACACCATCCCGACGGAGCTGGTGCAGCTATGA
- a CDS encoding DEAD/DEAH box helicase: protein MSSPAERYAAARRRAAQVTMFPALDEFALDLGFDLDDFQREACQALERGSGVLVCAPTGAGKTVVGEFAVHLALRGRPAVDGAPVAVEPAPVRKCFYTTPIKALSNQKYHDLVDRYGADQVGLLTGDNAINGDAPVVVMTTEVLRNMLYAGSATLAGLAYVVMDEVHYLADRFRGGVWEEVIIHLPESVTLVSLSATVSNAEEFADWLVTVRGETEVVVSEHRPVPLWQHMLVGRRNFDLFHDADAARKHDVHPELLRYTREMLRRLELGDGRTHGPGWGRSGGRGPRWRGPLRHEIVERLEREDLLPAILFIFSRAGCDAAVQQCLAAGLRLTTPEERTEIRRVVESRITTLAAEDLAVLGYWEWLDGLERGLASHHAGMLPAFKEVVEELFVRGLVKAVFATETLALGINMPARCVVLERLVKFNGEAHVDLTPGEYTQLTGRAGRRGIDVEGHAVVVWSPEVDPRHVAGLASTRTYPLRSSFRPSYNMAVNLVGSVGAESARVLLESSFAQFQADRSVVGLARQVQRNVETIEAYGAEAECHHGNFDEYFALRSMIGERERALNRQGQTQRRNAAITALERLRVGDVIRVPSGRRAGLAVVLEPGAPGFGEPRPLVLTQDRWAGRITPADFTTPAEVLARIRVPKNFNHRSQAARRDLGAALNGLGLDRHSRRGSRGRGSGEDDRLTQLRAELRRHPCHACADREEHARWAERRRRLERDTDELRERVSGRTGSLARTFDRICGLLASRGYLTPGGEVTDAGRMLGRIWTEADLLVAECLRRGLWDGLAPAELAAAVSVVVFEARRDAEERASVPRGGVSDAVEATLQIWAELEADEAAQGLESTREPDLGFVWPIYRWARGEALTKVLGSGHNLDGDMPAGDFVRWTRQVVDLLGQLSNANGASTDLRATARQAMVAINRGVLAYHATA, encoded by the coding sequence ATGTCGAGCCCCGCCGAGCGGTACGCAGCGGCGCGCCGCCGGGCCGCGCAGGTCACCATGTTTCCCGCGTTGGACGAGTTCGCCCTCGATCTGGGGTTCGACCTCGACGACTTCCAGCGTGAGGCGTGTCAGGCGCTGGAGCGCGGCAGCGGGGTGCTGGTCTGCGCCCCGACCGGTGCGGGCAAGACGGTCGTCGGTGAGTTCGCCGTACATCTGGCGCTGCGGGGTCGGCCGGCGGTCGACGGGGCGCCGGTGGCGGTCGAGCCGGCGCCGGTGCGCAAGTGCTTCTACACCACCCCGATCAAGGCGCTGTCGAACCAGAAGTACCACGACCTGGTCGACCGGTACGGCGCCGACCAGGTCGGCCTGCTCACCGGCGACAACGCGATCAACGGCGACGCCCCGGTGGTGGTGATGACCACCGAGGTCCTGCGCAACATGCTCTACGCCGGCTCCGCCACCCTGGCCGGGCTGGCGTACGTGGTGATGGACGAGGTCCACTACCTCGCCGACCGGTTCCGGGGCGGGGTGTGGGAAGAGGTGATCATCCACCTCCCGGAGTCGGTGACCCTGGTGTCGCTGTCGGCCACCGTCTCCAACGCCGAGGAGTTCGCGGACTGGCTGGTCACCGTACGGGGCGAGACCGAGGTGGTGGTCAGCGAGCACCGACCCGTACCGCTCTGGCAGCACATGCTGGTCGGTCGACGCAACTTCGACCTGTTCCACGACGCCGACGCCGCCCGCAAGCACGACGTACACCCGGAACTGCTGCGGTACACCCGCGAGATGCTGCGCCGGCTGGAACTCGGCGACGGGCGTACGCACGGGCCGGGGTGGGGGCGCAGCGGTGGCCGGGGGCCACGGTGGCGCGGCCCGCTGCGGCACGAGATCGTCGAGCGGCTGGAACGCGAGGACCTGCTCCCGGCGATCCTGTTCATCTTCAGCCGGGCCGGTTGCGACGCGGCCGTGCAGCAGTGTCTGGCCGCCGGACTGCGCCTGACCACGCCGGAGGAGCGGACCGAGATCCGCCGGGTGGTGGAGTCGCGGATCACCACCCTCGCCGCCGAGGATCTCGCGGTGCTCGGCTACTGGGAGTGGCTCGACGGGCTGGAGCGCGGTCTGGCCAGCCACCATGCCGGCATGCTCCCCGCCTTCAAGGAGGTGGTCGAGGAGTTGTTCGTCCGTGGCCTGGTCAAGGCGGTCTTCGCCACCGAGACCCTGGCGCTGGGCATCAACATGCCGGCCCGGTGCGTGGTCCTGGAGCGGCTGGTGAAGTTCAACGGCGAGGCCCACGTGGACCTGACGCCGGGGGAGTACACCCAGCTCACCGGGCGGGCCGGGCGGCGGGGCATCGACGTCGAGGGGCACGCCGTCGTGGTCTGGTCGCCGGAGGTGGATCCCCGGCACGTGGCCGGGTTGGCGTCCACCCGGACCTACCCGCTGCGGTCGAGCTTCCGTCCGTCGTACAACATGGCGGTCAACCTGGTCGGCTCCGTGGGCGCGGAATCCGCCCGGGTGCTGCTGGAGTCCTCGTTCGCGCAGTTCCAGGCGGACCGGTCGGTGGTCGGCCTGGCCCGGCAGGTGCAGCGCAACGTCGAGACGATCGAGGCGTACGGCGCGGAGGCGGAGTGCCACCACGGGAACTTCGACGAGTACTTCGCGCTCCGGTCGATGATCGGGGAGCGGGAACGGGCGCTCAACCGGCAGGGCCAGACCCAGCGGCGCAACGCCGCGATCACCGCCCTGGAGCGGTTGCGGGTCGGTGACGTGATCCGGGTTCCGTCCGGGCGCCGGGCCGGGCTCGCGGTGGTGCTCGAACCGGGCGCACCGGGGTTCGGCGAGCCCCGACCCCTGGTGCTCACCCAGGACCGTTGGGCCGGGCGGATCACACCGGCCGACTTCACCACCCCGGCCGAGGTGCTGGCCCGGATCAGGGTGCCGAAGAACTTCAACCACCGCTCGCAGGCCGCCCGCCGGGACCTGGGGGCGGCACTCAACGGGCTGGGCCTGGACCGGCACTCCCGGCGGGGCAGCCGGGGCCGAGGCAGCGGCGAGGACGACCGGCTCACCCAGTTGCGCGCCGAGCTGCGCCGGCACCCGTGCCACGCCTGCGCCGACCGGGAGGAGCACGCCCGCTGGGCGGAACGGCGCCGCCGGCTGGAGCGGGACACCGACGAGCTGCGGGAGCGGGTGTCGGGCCGTACCGGTTCGCTGGCGCGTACGTTCGACCGGATCTGCGGGCTGCTGGCCTCGCGCGGATATCTCACCCCCGGGGGTGAGGTGACCGACGCCGGCCGAATGCTGGGTCGGATCTGGACCGAGGCGGACCTGCTGGTCGCCGAGTGCCTGCGCCGGGGGCTCTGGGACGGGCTGGCCCCGGCCGAGTTGGCGGCCGCGGTCTCGGTGGTGGTGTTCGAGGCACGGCGGGACGCCGAGGAGCGGGCCTCGGTGCCCCGTGGCGGCGTCTCCGACGCGGTGGAGGCGACCCTGCAGATCTGGGCCGAGTTGGAGGCCGACGAGGCCGCCCAGGGGCTGGAGTCGACGCGGGAGCCGGATCTGGGGTTCGTCTGGCCGATCTACCGGTGGGCCCGGGGTGAGGCGCTGACCAAGGTGCTGGGCAGCGGGCACAATCTCGACGGGGACATGCCGGCCGGCGACTTCGTCCGGTGGACCCGGCAGGTGGTCGACCTGCTCGGCCAGCTCTCCAACGCCAACGGCGCGAGCACCGACCTGCGGGCCACGGCCCGGCAGGCGATGGTGGCGATAAACCGAGGAGTTCTCGCGTATCACGCGACGGCCTGA
- a CDS encoding DUF4037 domain-containing protein → MDFVPGLVLCRRFHDEVVGPIMRRHLPGLPYAAGRLDTGSELLGLDTARSVDHDWGPRLQVFVGPDDTHRTAEIIATVDAHLPASFLGYPTRFAGHPDPGLGGLGVLAADGDRHGVRVLGLSDWLSAALGFDPRSGVTVADWLAVPTQRLAEVTGGAVFHDDLDGALARVRTALDWYPDDVWRYVLAAQWTRIAQEEHFVGRCAEVGDELGSLVVTGRIARDLMRLCLLLRRRYPPYGKWLGSQFARLPGAAPIAADLGTALGLGVPAGITGAAAREAGLARALTAAALWSNETGLAEAMDPTVRPFHSRPFLVLDAGRFADSLRAALTDPGLRARPPVGAVDQFVDSTDVLAHADRSAAVSGALHRM, encoded by the coding sequence ATGGACTTCGTGCCCGGACTGGTGCTGTGCCGGCGTTTCCACGACGAGGTCGTCGGCCCGATCATGCGGCGCCACCTCCCCGGCCTGCCGTACGCGGCGGGGCGCCTGGACACCGGTTCGGAGCTGCTCGGGCTGGACACCGCACGTTCGGTCGACCACGACTGGGGGCCGCGCCTACAGGTCTTCGTCGGACCCGACGACACCCACCGGACGGCGGAGATCATCGCGACTGTGGACGCGCACCTGCCCGCCTCCTTCCTCGGTTATCCGACCCGGTTCGCCGGCCACCCCGACCCCGGACTCGGCGGGCTCGGGGTGCTCGCGGCCGACGGTGACCGGCACGGTGTCCGGGTGCTGGGGCTGTCCGACTGGCTGTCGGCCGCGCTCGGCTTCGACCCCCGCTCCGGGGTCACCGTCGCGGACTGGTTGGCCGTGCCGACCCAGCGCCTGGCCGAGGTCACCGGTGGAGCGGTGTTCCACGACGACCTCGACGGTGCCCTCGCCCGGGTCCGTACGGCCCTGGACTGGTACCCCGACGACGTCTGGCGGTACGTGCTGGCGGCCCAGTGGACCCGGATCGCGCAGGAGGAGCACTTCGTCGGCCGCTGCGCGGAGGTGGGCGACGAACTGGGTTCGCTGGTGGTGACCGGACGGATCGCCCGCGACCTGATGCGGCTCTGCCTGCTCCTGCGGCGTCGCTACCCGCCGTACGGCAAGTGGCTCGGCAGCCAGTTCGCCCGGTTGCCCGGCGCGGCACCGATCGCCGCGGACCTGGGTACGGCACTCGGCCTCGGCGTCCCGGCCGGGATCACCGGCGCGGCGGCACGGGAGGCGGGGCTGGCCCGTGCCCTGACGGCGGCGGCGCTCTGGAGCAACGAGACGGGGCTGGCCGAGGCGATGGACCCGACCGTACGGCCGTTCCACAGCCGGCCGTTCCTCGTGCTGGACGCCGGGCGGTTCGCCGACAGCCTGCGGGCGGCGCTGACCGATCCCGGGTTGCGTGCCCGTCCGCCGGTCGGCGCGGTGGACCAGTTCGTCGACAGCACCGACGTCCTCGCGCACGCCGACCGCTCGGCGGCGGTGTCCGGAGCCCTCCACCGGATGTGA
- a CDS encoding aldo/keto reductase: MEYVRLGGTGLRVSRVCLGMMSYGSPTWRDWVLDENNAEPLVRRAVELGVTFFDTADVYSLGASEEVTGKLLRTLFDRRDDYVLATKVYNQMGDGPNDRGLSRKHILASIDDSLRRLGTDHVDLYQTHRWDYDTPIEETMSALHDVVRAGKARYLGASSMYAWQFAKAQHVARVNGWTPFSSMQPHYNLVYREEEREMLPLCLDQGIGVIPWSPLARGVLAGTRSRGGERRTTRAHSDTFADSLYDESDFAVVEAVGRVADRRGLPPAQVALAWLLHQPAVTAPIVGATKPGHIEDAVAAVGVGLDDDERAALEAPYRPHPVRGHS, from the coding sequence ATGGAATACGTACGGCTCGGTGGCACCGGCCTGCGGGTGTCGCGGGTCTGTCTGGGGATGATGAGCTACGGTTCGCCGACCTGGCGGGACTGGGTGCTCGACGAGAACAACGCCGAACCGCTGGTCCGCCGCGCGGTCGAACTCGGCGTCACCTTCTTCGACACCGCCGACGTCTACTCCCTCGGCGCCAGCGAGGAGGTCACCGGCAAGCTGCTGCGTACGCTCTTCGACCGCCGCGACGACTACGTGCTGGCGACCAAGGTCTACAACCAGATGGGTGACGGGCCCAACGACCGGGGCCTGTCCCGCAAGCACATCCTCGCCTCGATCGACGACTCGCTGCGCCGGCTCGGCACCGACCACGTCGACCTCTACCAGACCCACCGGTGGGACTACGACACCCCGATCGAGGAGACCATGTCGGCGTTGCACGACGTGGTCCGGGCCGGCAAGGCCCGTTACCTCGGCGCCTCGAGCATGTACGCCTGGCAGTTCGCCAAGGCCCAGCACGTCGCCCGGGTCAACGGCTGGACCCCGTTCAGCTCGATGCAGCCGCACTACAACCTGGTCTACCGGGAGGAGGAGCGGGAGATGCTGCCGCTCTGCCTCGACCAGGGGATCGGGGTCATCCCGTGGAGCCCGCTGGCCCGAGGGGTGCTCGCCGGCACCCGTAGCCGGGGCGGCGAACGGCGTACCACCCGGGCCCATTCGGACACCTTCGCCGACTCGCTCTACGACGAGTCGGACTTCGCCGTGGTCGAAGCGGTCGGCCGGGTCGCCGACCGGCGCGGTCTGCCACCGGCGCAGGTGGCCCTCGCCTGGCTGCTGCACCAGCCGGCGGTCACCGCCCCGATCGTCGGCGCGACCAAGCCCGGCCACATCGAGGACGCGGTCGCGGCGGTCGGGGTCGGGCTCGACGACGACGAGCGGGCGGCGCTGGAGGCGCCGTACCGGCCACACCCGGTCCGGGGACATTCCTGA
- a CDS encoding oxidoreductase produces MDESKWTVGRIPDQTGRTFIVTGANSGLGLATSRQLARRGAHVIMAVRNETKGRQAIADLTAAQPDASLELRHLDLADLDSVRAFADRIHADGITVDVLVNNAGVMMPPRTLSPQGHEIQFAGNHLGHFALTGLLLDILQRGNDPRVVTVSSGMHRRGHIHFDDLTGARRYSPTAFYCQSKFANVLFGLELDRRLRAAASPVRSLLAHPGYAVTNLQSSGPTGLMKLLLLRLGNRLLAQDAEMGALPQLYAATDPLAEGGQFIGPDGQGEYKGYPTTVRPVASAEDPATAARLWALSEELTDVRYDLPAAV; encoded by the coding sequence ATGGATGAGAGTAAATGGACTGTTGGTCGTATTCCCGATCAGACCGGGCGGACCTTCATCGTCACCGGGGCCAACAGTGGTCTCGGTCTGGCCACGTCCAGACAGCTTGCCCGACGCGGGGCCCACGTCATCATGGCGGTGCGCAACGAGACCAAGGGCCGGCAGGCCATCGCCGATCTCACCGCCGCGCAGCCGGACGCCAGCCTGGAACTGCGTCACCTCGACCTCGCCGATCTCGACTCGGTGCGGGCGTTCGCCGACCGGATCCACGCCGACGGCATAACGGTCGACGTCCTGGTCAACAACGCCGGGGTGATGATGCCGCCGCGCACGCTCAGCCCGCAGGGCCACGAGATCCAGTTCGCCGGCAACCACCTCGGCCACTTCGCACTCACCGGCCTGCTGCTGGACATCCTCCAGCGTGGAAACGACCCGCGGGTGGTCACCGTCAGCTCGGGCATGCACCGCCGTGGTCACATCCACTTCGACGACCTGACCGGCGCCCGCAGGTACTCGCCGACCGCGTTCTACTGCCAGTCCAAGTTCGCCAACGTCCTGTTCGGGCTGGAGCTCGACCGGCGCCTGCGGGCAGCCGCCAGTCCCGTACGCAGCCTGCTGGCCCACCCCGGTTACGCCGTCACCAACCTGCAGAGCAGCGGGCCGACGGGCCTGATGAAGCTGCTGCTGCTCAGGCTGGGCAACCGGCTACTCGCCCAGGACGCCGAGATGGGGGCGCTACCGCAGTTGTACGCGGCCACCGATCCGCTCGCCGAAGGCGGCCAGTTCATCGGTCCCGACGGTCAGGGTGAGTACAAGGGATATCCGACGACGGTCCGTCCGGTCGCGTCCGCCGAAGACCCGGCCACGGCCGCGCGACTGTGGGCGCTCTCCGAGGAGTTGACCGACGTCCGTTATGACCTGCCCGCCGCCGTCTGA
- a CDS encoding 5'-3' exonuclease, protein MTDRRPLLLVDAPSLYFRAYFGIPESAARAPDGSPVNAVRGFLDMIASLIRSRRPDRLVCALDYDWRPAFRVALLPSYKAHRVAPAGGEVVPDTLAPQVPLLLEVLAAIGIPAIGADGYEADDVLGTLSATQPGPVEVASGDRDLFQLIDDDRGVRLLYCGRGVAKLEDCDDAAVRAKYGVPAAGYADFAALRGDPSDGLPGVAGVGEKTAARLIDRYGSLDGILAALDEPGSGFAPGLRTKLVAAHDYLAVAPQVVRVALDVPLPALDTRLRTDPADPERLFALAEKWNLAGSCRRLVDAMAADR, encoded by the coding sequence GTGACCGACCGACGCCCCCTGCTCCTCGTCGACGCTCCCAGCCTCTACTTCCGGGCCTACTTCGGCATCCCGGAGTCCGCCGCGCGGGCTCCGGACGGCAGCCCGGTCAACGCCGTCCGGGGCTTCCTGGACATGATCGCCTCGCTGATCCGCAGCCGCCGGCCGGACCGGCTGGTCTGCGCGCTGGACTACGACTGGCGACCGGCTTTCCGGGTGGCGCTGCTGCCGTCGTACAAGGCGCACCGGGTCGCACCGGCCGGCGGCGAAGTGGTGCCGGACACCCTGGCTCCGCAGGTGCCGCTGCTGCTCGAGGTGCTGGCGGCGATCGGGATCCCGGCGATCGGCGCGGACGGGTACGAGGCGGACGACGTGCTCGGCACCCTGTCCGCCACCCAGCCCGGCCCGGTCGAGGTGGCCTCCGGTGACCGGGACCTGTTCCAGCTCATTGACGACGACCGAGGCGTACGGCTGCTCTACTGCGGGCGGGGCGTGGCCAAGCTGGAGGACTGCGACGACGCGGCGGTGCGCGCCAAGTACGGCGTCCCGGCCGCCGGGTACGCGGACTTCGCGGCGCTGCGCGGTGACCCGAGTGACGGCCTGCCCGGGGTCGCCGGGGTGGGCGAGAAGACCGCCGCCCGCCTGATCGACCGGTACGGCAGCCTGGACGGCATCCTCGCCGCGCTCGACGAGCCCGGATCCGGTTTCGCGCCCGGGCTGCGTACGAAGCTCGTCGCCGCCCACGACTACCTCGCGGTCGCCCCGCAGGTCGTGCGCGTGGCACTGGACGTGCCGCTGCCCGCCCTCGACACCCGGCTGCGGACGGACCCGGCGGACCCGGAGCGGTTGTTCGCGCTGGCCGAGAAGTGGAACCTGGCCGGGTCCTGCCGCCGCCTGGTCGACGCCATGGCGGCGGATCGCTGA
- a CDS encoding acyl-CoA dehydrogenase family protein, whose protein sequence is MTVDRILPTEEAYELLELVTEMADRELAPRAADFEARGEFPREVLRTLGRSGLLGLPYPQEYGGSEQPYEVYLQALEILASRWLAVAEAVSVHTLSCYPTAAYGTEQQRKLLPDLLGGELLGAYCLSEPQGGSDAASLTTRAVRDGECYRVTGTKAWITHAATADFYNVFCRTGGPGAGGISCLLAPARTTGIEPQRAERTMGLRSSPVAQIVFDDARVPADRLIGEEGDGFRIAMAALDSGRLGIAACAVGLAQGALDYAVAYARERQQFGRSIIDFQGLGFMLADMATQVAAARALTLAAARLRDAGRPYRIEAAKAKLFATDTAMRVTTDAVQVLGGAGYVADHPVERYFREAKVLQIVEGTNQIQRMVIARSFSR, encoded by the coding sequence ATGACGGTCGACCGCATCCTCCCGACCGAAGAGGCGTACGAGCTGCTCGAGCTCGTCACCGAGATGGCCGACCGCGAACTCGCCCCCCGCGCCGCCGACTTCGAGGCCCGCGGCGAGTTCCCCCGCGAGGTGTTGCGCACCCTCGGGCGCAGTGGCCTGCTCGGCCTGCCCTACCCGCAGGAGTACGGCGGGTCCGAGCAGCCGTACGAGGTCTACCTGCAGGCGCTGGAGATCCTCGCCAGCCGCTGGCTCGCGGTCGCCGAGGCGGTCAGCGTGCACACCCTCTCCTGCTACCCGACCGCCGCGTACGGCACCGAACAGCAGCGCAAACTCCTGCCGGACCTGCTCGGCGGGGAACTGCTCGGTGCGTACTGCCTCTCCGAGCCGCAGGGCGGTTCGGACGCCGCCTCGCTGACCACCCGGGCGGTCCGCGACGGCGAGTGCTACCGGGTCACCGGCACCAAGGCATGGATCACCCACGCCGCGACCGCCGACTTCTACAACGTCTTCTGCCGGACCGGCGGGCCGGGCGCCGGCGGCATCTCCTGCCTGCTGGCACCCGCCCGCACCACCGGGATCGAACCGCAGCGCGCGGAACGGACGATGGGACTGCGGTCCTCCCCGGTCGCCCAGATCGTCTTCGACGACGCCCGGGTGCCGGCCGACCGGCTGATCGGGGAGGAGGGCGACGGTTTCCGGATCGCCATGGCCGCGCTCGACTCGGGGCGCCTCGGCATCGCCGCCTGCGCGGTCGGGCTGGCTCAGGGCGCCCTGGACTACGCCGTCGCGTACGCCCGCGAGCGGCAGCAGTTCGGCCGCTCCATCATCGACTTCCAGGGGCTCGGATTCATGCTCGCCGACATGGCCACCCAGGTCGCCGCGGCGCGGGCGTTGACACTGGCGGCGGCCCGGCTGCGTGACGCGGGGCGGCCGTACCGGATCGAGGCGGCCAAGGCCAAGCTCTTCGCCACCGACACCGCGATGCGGGTGACCACCGACGCGGTGCAGGTGCTCGGCGGCGCCGGCTACGTCGCCGACCACCCGGTCGAGCGCTACTTCCGGGAGGCGAAGGTGCTGCAGATCGTCGAGGGCACCAACCAGATCCAGCGGATGGTGATCGCCCGCTCGTTCTCCCGTTAG
- a CDS encoding MHYT domain-containing protein gives MAEIHHFEYGWLTPSASYLLAVLGSALGLTCTVRVRQAPNARQRAWWLILAAWAIGGTAIWTMHFMAMLGFAVVGTRIRYDIGITVASAALAIVTVGIGLFIVGMGRGTVPKILAGGLLTGLGVAAMHYVGMTAMHLNGQVDYATGPVIASVVIAVVAATVALWLAVTVRSPLAIVGSALVMGIAVSGMHYTGMSAMSVHLHDNATAALPGATVSTLLLPIVLTVIFGVVALVYAVLAAPNEEDRAAVAYLNARMAERP, from the coding sequence ATGGCCGAGATTCATCACTTTGAGTACGGGTGGTTGACCCCCTCGGCGAGCTACCTGCTGGCGGTGCTCGGTTCCGCCCTCGGCCTGACCTGCACCGTACGGGTGCGCCAGGCGCCGAACGCACGGCAACGCGCCTGGTGGCTGATCCTGGCCGCCTGGGCGATCGGTGGAACGGCGATCTGGACCATGCACTTCATGGCGATGCTCGGCTTCGCCGTGGTCGGCACCCGGATCCGCTACGACATCGGCATCACCGTGGCCAGCGCGGCGCTCGCCATCGTGACCGTCGGGATCGGACTGTTCATCGTCGGCATGGGCCGGGGGACCGTCCCGAAGATCCTCGCCGGTGGTCTGCTCACCGGCCTGGGCGTGGCGGCGATGCACTACGTCGGCATGACCGCGATGCACCTCAACGGACAGGTCGACTACGCCACCGGCCCGGTCATCGCCTCGGTGGTCATCGCCGTGGTCGCCGCGACCGTGGCGCTCTGGCTCGCCGTGACCGTACGCAGCCCGCTGGCCATCGTCGGCTCCGCGCTGGTGATGGGCATCGCGGTCAGCGGCATGCACTACACCGGCATGTCCGCGATGTCGGTGCACCTGCACGACAACGCCACCGCCGCCCTGCCCGGTGCGACCGTGTCGACCCTGCTGCTGCCGATCGTGCTCACCGTCATCTTCGGCGTGGTCGCACTGGTCTACGCGGTGCTCGCCGCCCCCAACGAGGAGGACCGGGCCGCGGTGGCGTACCTGAACGCCCGGATGGCCGAGCGGCCCTGA
- a CDS encoding GNAT family N-acetyltransferase: protein MSAVSLRSATPADAEVVARVWWDGWRDGHLGHVPEALVAVRTAESFRVRAAGRVADTVVAEVAGQLAGFVMVLGDEVEQVFVSAGHRGSGVATLLLAEAERLVAGSGAGRAWLAVVDGNTRARRFYERCGWVDDGPLDYAAEVSGGTIAVPVRRYVKTL from the coding sequence GTGTCAGCCGTCAGCCTCCGGTCCGCCACGCCCGCCGATGCCGAGGTGGTCGCGAGGGTGTGGTGGGACGGGTGGCGCGACGGCCACCTCGGACACGTGCCTGAGGCGCTCGTCGCCGTCCGTACGGCGGAGTCGTTCCGCGTACGGGCAGCCGGGCGCGTCGCGGACACGGTGGTGGCCGAGGTGGCCGGCCAGCTTGCCGGTTTTGTAATGGTGCTCGGCGACGAGGTCGAGCAGGTGTTCGTGTCGGCGGGCCACCGCGGGTCAGGTGTGGCCACGTTGCTGCTTGCCGAGGCCGAGCGACTTGTTGCCGGCTCCGGTGCGGGTCGGGCCTGGCTGGCCGTGGTCGACGGCAACACACGGGCCCGGCGGTTCTACGAGCGGTGCGGGTGGGTCGACGACGGCCCGCTCGACTATGCGGCCGAGGTGTCGGGCGGCACGATCGCGGTGCCGGTTCGCCGTTACGTCAAGACACTCTGA